Genomic segment of Apium graveolens cultivar Ventura chromosome 7, ASM990537v1, whole genome shotgun sequence:
GCTTCAAGGAAagctgaaaatccagaaacaggATTTTAAGGAATACAAGTGTAGGGTTCCCTGCTGAGAACACAAGATTTCAGTAGAATTTAAAAGCAAAATGTGGCCAAGTCAAGTGGATTGTTTAAATTGTTCCTGTTCTTAATGCACAGTACAATATTTATTGATAATTAtatgtttttttaaaaatcaaattcATTAAGATAAAAACCTCCAATTACAGTGTGCGAACATGAAAATGAGTTTTGTTGTAGTACTTAACTCTTGTTAACTTGTGGAGAGGAACAAGGTGCGTTTAAGGAGCTTCTGTGTGTGAAAAGTTCATTACAACTTACCTCCCACTGTTTGGCTACTTTCTTAAACGAGCTTTTCATTCACATAAATGTGAATAAGTAAACGAGAAGTGTGAAATGTCTATGATAGGGTTCGTGAATAAAATGGGAGGCCAAATTGCTTACGATAAGGTTCGTGAATAATTCGAACGAATGAAAAACATTCATAAATTACACAAGTCAACTGATGTGAAAGAACGATGGCCCTAGCTTGATTCTGCACGGAAGCTTCAAAACATTTAACATCAAGTATAGATTAAAGTCTTCAGTAGTTAAGGATTAGGCTATGTATGAGCCATACAATAAGTCAAGTCAAGTCTAGAAGAATGAGTTAACACTGCACCACACCGGTCTCTCCCGAGCACTTGTAATCTTTTAGCAAATAGCTTCCAACCACAGGCATAAACCTCTGTATAACTAGTAAATACGAAAAAAGATAAAGAGGTGCAAGTGAAGTGTATCATCGATCAGACTCAGCTAATTGATTGATGATGGAGAAAATTCACATGATAGAGAAGAAGCTTTATGATGCAACCTTGAAAGGTGATGTGGAGACCTTGGACGCGTTGATGCGAGAAGATGAACTCGTTCTAGCCCGAGTATCAGTCACTTCTTGCTTTAACCAAACCCCCTTGCATCTAGCTGCCATGCTAGGTCACTATGCCTATGCAAAATCACTTGTACGATACAAGCCAAATTTTGCTACTAGGCTTGACTCGCAAGACCGTTCACCTCTTCATTTGGCATCTGCAAACGGTAGTGTAGATATTGTGAGATTGTTGTTACAAGAAGATCCAAGTGTATGTTTAGTTCGAGATGAGGATGGCAGAACCCCCCTGCATCTTGCTATAATGAATGGTCAATACGAGTCTATAAACAAGTTGGTGGAAGCGAAGCCAGAGGTAACTTGCTACACTTTGGATAACGGAGAGACAATACTTCACTCGTGTGTCACATGTAATCGTCTGAGAGCTCTCATTCTTCTGATAGAATCTACTATATTAGATGAGGATTTAATAAATGTGAAAGATGGAAGTGGCAATACAATTTTACACACTGCAACAGCTCTGAAACGAACACAGCAAGTAAAATACCTGCTCACCAGAAGCGAAATGAGAGTAAATGAAGTCAACGTAAATGGCCTCACAGCTCTGGACATAACAGAAGAAATTTTTAAAGATGTTAAAACCGTTGAAATCAAGGAATTGCTTATTTCACATGGTGCTTTAAGAGCCAAAGAATTTTGGAACACATCTCACCAATTGGCTACGGAAGTTACTAATAATGCTCAGACATCAAGAGAACAGCGCTGCAATAGAAGAGTTAAGTTATTAAGGAAAGTGAAGAAGTGGAGCATTTTAAAGAAGAAAGGTGAAAACAAAGGTGACTCATTACTCGTGGCAGCAACTGTCATAGCTGCCATGGCTTATCAAGCATCCATTAGCCCACCTGGAGGTGTCATTGGTAAGGATGCTGGTGAAAGCAAAATAAGTACCGAAAACAGTATAGAACCAGGAACATCAATTCTAGCACATTATGATCCACAAACAAGTAAATTGTTTTGGATGTTTAACACCATATCTTTTATTGCTTCTTTGAGTATAATCTTCTTGTTTGTAAGTGGCATATCTGCTAAAAGAAAAATCTTCATTCGCGTTTTGAGGGCTGCAATGTGGATTATTGTTTCATCAATGGCGCTGGCATATTTAGTAGCAGTTACGACCTTTATTCCAGGTCCAAACAAACACCACAACGGCACATTTGTGACACTATTGATTGCAGCAATCACATGGGATGGACTGATACTTGTTTCCCTCTTATTTCTAACCTATTATTTAATCCGTGCTGCTTCAAAGAAAGTTAAACAATACAGAAAGAGGATTTTAAGGAATAGAAGAGAAGCGGTCCTTACTGAAGGCACAAGAATTATTGTTTGATCATTGAAATTTTGTTGCTTTGAATATCAACTCATTATCATCCTGTAACTGTGTCTGCTTTGTCTATTGTTGTGTATGAACTTCTTGCTGTATAGCCTGCTCTTAATTCTTAAACTtcatttaattattaatataaatattttacgATCAGAGCAAGTACACATAGTTGCTCCTACAAGGCTAACAAAGGGAAGTTGCTAGCGGAAAAGGAGCACCAAAGTTCATTAGGAAGAACAGGTAGTTGTCATTGGTCTTCCTGCTGATGCTCAGAGGGATCACAAGCACTGCAACAGGACTCATGCCATGACAGAGAGTCAAAAACAGAGCACCTCCCATTGTAACAAGACCAGGAACAAGCACAAGAACAAGAAACAACAAATGGAAAGATCTCCGGGACAGATCCAGTTTGCAGTTGAGCCGTAGTTGAGCTTGACTATCTACATTGATTTACTATGTCTATTCATATGAACTTGGGCTAGTCTCTTTGGTTTGTAAAGTTCTCTGAGTTATAACATTGTCTCCATGAACTAGCGCTTTAAGGTTTAAGGATTGCCTCactttataaaataaaactaaattacATATAATAAAGTACACTTAGTTCCTAACATACCTTCATTTATATTTTCTTCAATGATATAAAGGGCCCTAAAAAAAGATCAAATAGGGTTATATCTATTGCATGACTTTGAAGATCAGACAGGGTTGATTGCAGTTCTAAAAGCAGGCGACTAAAAAACAGGATTGTGACATCAATCCGTTGAATCGCCATCAATTCTATTCCAACTTTTCCATTTGACAGAATTGAAGATGAACATCATAGCTGAACAATCAGATGCAAACAAGATTAAACACAGAGAGAGAGATTGTAAAAGTCTTAACTGATTAATCTAAATCTCTTAAACTTGATTACAACACTTGATCACTATTTATACAACTAATGAATAACATGAAAAAGTAACAACTTGTAACAACTTTTCCCGCCACATTCCATTTTACACACTTGCGTTGACTGCCGTTGACCACTCTGTTTGTTCTGTAGCTGAATTAGTAGCTATATCTGTAACATCCCCCCTCAAGTTGGAGGGTTTGAACAGATTGCAAACTCCCAACTTGGAGAGAAAGAGTGATAACTGATGAGAAGACAGAGCCTTAGTATAAATGTCTGCAGGCTGATTAGAAGAGGAAACATGAGCAGTTTGAATAATCCCAAGCTGCAACTTTTCCCGCCTCATGTTCAATGTGTTTTGTTCTCTCATTAAAAACAGAATTAGATGCAATATACAAAGCTGATTTACTATCACAAAATAGAGTAACAGATGTGATATTGTAAAAACCAAAGGTATGGAATAGGCTTAGCAGCCAAACCAACTCACAACATGTGTCAGCCATACAACGATATTCAGCTTCGGCTGACGAGCGAGACACGGTGTGTTGTTTCTTACATTTCCAGGAGATCAAAGAGTCCCCAAATTTAACACAATAGCCTGTTAGAGACTGCCTAGTAGTTTGGCAGCCTCCCCAATCTGAATCACAAAAAGCGGTCAAAACGGGTGGCGAAGTAGCAGACATCATTAGACCTTGACCAGGTGATCCTTTGATGTACCTGATGACTTTATAAGCAGCAGTGAGGTGATCAATCTTGGGTTTAGCAAGGAACTGTGACAACACTTGCACAGAGTAACTAAGATCGGGTCTGGTGACAGTCAAATACAGAAGTCGACCCACAATTCTCCGATACAAGGAACAATCAGAGTCAGATAAAAAGACACTCTTATTATTCTGAAGAGAGTGATGATATTCCATTGGAACTACAGATAGCTTTGCAGCTAGCAAACATGTATCAGCTAAAATGTCCAATGTATACTTTCTCTGATGCAAATATATACCCGCTGAAGACCGGGCCACTTCAACTCCAAGAGAAAACTTTAAATCTCCTAGATCTTTGACCTTGAATTTGGTACTCAAAAATGCAATGTTGCGTTGAATAACTATCTTAGAGCTACCAGTGACAAGAATGTCATCCACATAGACCAAAACGGCCACAAATTCAGCTGAAGTATGAAGTGTAAACAGGCTATTATCCGAATGAGACTGAGTGAAACCAACAGATTTTAAGGCATCAGAAAATTTAGTAAACCAGCATCTGGGTGCCTGCTTAAGTCCATATAATGACTTAACCAGTTTGCAAACCCAATTAGTTGAATCTGTAATCTGATTCAGAGTAGGGATAGAAGACAGTTGAAAGTATCCAGGAGGCACTTTCATATACACAACTTCCTTCAGATCACCATGAAGGAAGGCATTGGTGATGTCCCATTGTGAAATGGACCAACCTTGTGCAACTGCAATAGCAATGAGGAGCCTGACAGTTGTCATTTTTGTCACTGGGGCAAAAGTCTCAAAATAGTCCAGACCATACGTCTAAGTAAAACCTTTTGCAACTAGGCGTGCTTTGTACCTCTCAACAGAGCCATCAGGATTATATTTGACTTTAAAAAGCCACTTGCAGTCAACAATTGGTACTAACTGCCAGGTGTGATTACTTTCTAGGGCATCCAGTTCAAGTTTCATGGCAGCAAGCCACTTAGGATCAATAGAGGCTTGTTTATATGTGTAAGGTGTAGCAACACTAGCAGTAGCACACAAGTACTTGATATGCTTAGGTGTAAAAGCATTATAAGACAAGTAATGTTGAATAGGATATGAACAAGAAGATGTACCTGGATTGTCAGCAGTAGTCCCTGCATTGTGAGTGAGATTGATGGTGGATGTGGGAAGACCTATGAAATCTTGAACTTGGCAGGAACAGTTTTATGTCTGGATGCTTTTGATATGGCAATAGGCAATGATTCAGTGGATATGTTATGTTCAGAAAAGTGAAGAGAATCAGAATAGGGTTCAGATTCAGAAATTATTTCAAGGTGAGATGATTTTGTGTGAACTACATCTGATGCATTAGAAGGAGGAACATGAATATCAGAAGTATCATCAGTCACCACAGAAAGAGGACAATCAGGAAAAATGTGAGATGTGGATGGAGTAGAAGGAACATTGTGTGAGGGAGGAATATCATAATTGTCATTGCTCAAAGCAAAAGGGTAACAATTTTCAATAAAAGTCACATCTCTGAAAATATGAATTCTTTTAGTTTGAAGATCCAAAACTCTATATCCTTTCTTATTGAAAGGATATCCAAGAAAGGCACACTTGATAGTTTTATCAGAAAATTTATCTTTAGGAGAGTAAAGGTCAGAAATGTAGCATAAGCACCCAAATACTTTGAGTTGAGAATAATCTGGTGATTTTTTAAAAAGAATTTCATATGGGGACTTAAACTGCAGGACAAAAGAAGGAAGCATATTGATGAGATGTGTAGCCGTTAAAATACAGTCTCCCCATAGTGATATTGGTAATTGTGCTTGAACTTTTAAAGATCTTGCAACATTTAACAAACGTTGATGTTTTCTCTCTACaaccccattttgttgtggggtgtAAGAGCAAGAAGTCTGATGAATAATTCCTAAAGACAAGAGATGAGAGGATAAATCTTGATTAataaactcagttccattgtctgTTCTCAGGGTTTTTATGGTTTTGCGAAATTGATTTTGCATATATATGATGAAATTTTTGAGTAAAGAAGGTACTTGAGATTTTTCACTAAACAGAAATACCCAAGTGCATCTGGAACAATCATCTACTAAAGTGAAAAACTGGTTACATTTTCCATGGGTGACATGTTTATATGGTCCCCATACATCACAATGTACTAAATCAAATGTTTCAGCAGAAGCAGAGGTACTAATAGGAAAGCTGACTCTCTTTTGTTTGGAAAAATGACAGACATCACAATGAGTACTGGACAGAGTAGTACTTGTAGGGATACAAGAAATGTGATCAAGTACAGTTCTAGATGGATGACCCAATCTACAATGCCAATGATCAATTTGACTAGAATTACTAATAACAAGATAAACCTGAGACATAGGTAGCAATTTATGTCTGTAAAGCTTGTACTGGTCTTCTTCCAGCTCACTAATCTCTTTCTCCATCTGTAATGCAGGGACCTGCAAGACACATTTAGTGGACACAAATGCAATTTGACAAGCAAGGGATTTGGTTAGTTGAGGAACAGAGAGAAGGTTGCATTGAAACTTAGAAACTACTAACACATTTTGTAAACACAAATAAGGAGTAAGTTGCACAGTTCCAATATGACTGACAACAGAAATATCTCCATTTGGTAAATGTATTTCAGAATTAACAGCTGTAGAGCTGTCAAGAAGAGATAGATCAGGAGTAATGTGGTGTGTAGCCCCAGAGTCAATTATCCAACAGTGATTAGAGGAAGATAAATGTGTATGATTGGCAAAGATAACAGAATTGGTATAGAACTGATGTATACCTGCACATTAATTACTATCACTGTTAATTCAAGGAGCAAGATTTGCAGTAGCAGGGGATGCAGATTGTACCTTAGCTTGCAGCATAGTGATAAGCTGTTGACATTGAGTCTCGGACAGATTTTCAGTTCCTTTGTTAGCAGTTAACACATCTGACACAACCCCTGATTGATTCTTTGTAGATGTAGAGATATTCACTAATTTCTTGATGCCATGATTGGACCTAACTTTGGGTTTTGGTTGTCCGTAAAGTCGATGCCAGTCCGGGTAGCCATGTAAAGCAAAACACTTATCTCTTGTGTGCCCAGCCAGTTTACAGTAATCACATATTACTGAATTTTCAAGTATTTTTTTGTCCTCTTTTCGAGGTCCAGAAAATCTGTTTTTACCAGTAGAGGTACCTTGACCAAATTTCATATTCATAGCAGCATTCTCATGAATTATTGACACATGACTAGCACTTTCTCTTTGATTTTCCTCTTGCAAAAGCATTGCATAAGCATGACTCAATTCATGTAACGGATTCATTAACAATATTTGTCCTCGAATAGAGATGAAATGTTCATTCAGTCCCATAAGAAACTGACTTAATTTCATCAGTTGTTCATATTGAATCAGTTTTTGTGTGTGTTGACAAGTACAAGCAACTGCGGAGCAAATACATCTAGGTATAGGTGCTAGATTATCTAATTCATCCATTAATCCACGAAACTGTGTGAAGTAAGCAGTAATTGATTTAGTTCCTTGTGTTAAAGAGGCTAGTTCTTTTCTCAAATTAAACAAGCGAGGTACATTATTCTGAGCATATCGATGATTGAGATCATCCCAAATCTCCTTCGCAGTAGACATACACATAACGCTCTTACGAATATCAGAAGTAACAGAGTTTAAGATCCATGAAATTACCAGATCATTGTTGCGCATCCACAAGGCCAATTCAGGAGAGTTTGCAGCAGGTTTAGCTTGAGATCCATCAATAAACCCTAGCTTAAACTTTGCAGATAGAGCAATAGAGACTGATCGACTCCAATGATGATAGTTCTGATCTGTAAGTAATTTACTAACGAGTGATAAGCCAGGATGATCTGAAGAAGTAAGGTAATATGGATGATTTATGTCGATTACAGGTATTGCAGCCATGGTGTTTGAGGAATTGATTCCTGATGTTGAAGCAGTTAAAGCGGAAGCATGTGATTGCATTATGTAAGAGATCAATTAGAGATGAAACTCTGATACCATGACAGAATTGAAGATGAACATCATAGCTGAACAATCAGATGCAAACAAGAATAAacacagagagagagagattgtaAAAGTCTTAATTAATTAATCTAAATCTCTTAAACTTGATTACAACACTTGATTAGTATTTATACAACTAATGAATAACAGGAAAAAGTAACAACTTTTAACAACTTTTCCCGCCACATTCTATTTTACACACTTGAGTTGACTGCCGTTGACCACTCTGTTTGTTCAGTAGCTGAAGTAGTAGCTATATTTGTAACATCATTTCAGACGGTTTTTGCAGATAAATGCTTTACCAGTGAAAAAAATATATAGCAAAAACGGTTCCTATCTATTTCTTGAACTAAAATACTGAAAAAGCCGGAGATGCACTTGAGATTAGCACTAAATTGAGAATACTTAGGCTTGATTGTCTATATAAGTTACAAGCAAGTTTACTTGCAGTACATCACGTTTGCGGTCTGAAGCTGACCAGCAGTCTTTGCATGCGCCTGAGTGATAAAACAGTTTTTACGGCCCCAATATTTGAACACACATGACACAACAATCAACATCTTCCAAAGTATAACTCACGACAAATCTACTTGTgaaagagtataagatcatgttgGATTGTTTTAGATAAAATGAATGGTATTAGTATAGGGATTTTAGTAAAAACTTCTCCCTCCGTCCCCTTCACATTACACACATTGCTCACAGAAAACTCATTTTAAGACTCAGGTAAAGTGTtgtttcaaaaaatattttaaaatttttgtttctaaataaaatttaaattatgaaattatacATTATATTTACCTTAAGATAATACTTATAATGAGGGAGACAGAATGAGTATTTACCTTAAAATAATACTTATAATGAGGGAGACAAAATGAATATAACTTAACATAAAAAATCAGcttgaatttttattttagtaaaattTAATCGAACTTTTGCCAATGCTTATGAAAATTTGAAGCTAACCTGTCTTGATCAAGTAAGCTACCACATACTAGTTTGTATTAAATTACCATTGGTATCATTTGGCAAATTTCTTCCGACAGTAGTACATGATGCATGTTAAACAATTAAAATATAGATAGTGAGCTTAGAGAATTGACTTCTTGTGAAAGAAATTAGTAAAACACCATAATTTGGATGACATCTTTTATGTATGTAATACAACTAAAATTCTAAAAACAACTACTTATTTGATTATTTTGTGGACCGGCCTTTCCGTGCAAACTAAAATTCTAAAAACAACTATTTAATTTTTGCTTTAATAACtcacttttattttatttttttaaatgtaGAAATGAGGTCTCTAAACACCAACAATATTTCCCCTTATAaacaaaattttagaaaattcttgGTTTAGTTTTTTTATAAGTATTCTTTATATTCAATCAGTAATCTTTTCAGGAGTTGTCACCAAACTTGACTTTAAAAGTTATTCAAACCTATTTCTTTACTACTTCCATTCCATAACAGCTATATATCTCCTGCTACTTTTATTTTGCTGAAAGATACTTGCTAGAGAACATCATACACAGTAAATGCATATTGCTAGAGGATTTACGGATCGAAAATGACGACGAAGAAGGTATTTGATGGAGAGTCTGCAGAGTTGATGGTGCAGGGTCTGAGAGAGACATTTACTAGCGGTAAAACAAAGAGTTATGAATGGAGAATTTCTCAGCTGACTAAAATTCTGGAATTTACTAGGACTCATGAGAAGGAGATTGTTGATGCTCTTCACTCTGATCTCACTAAACCGGAGTTCGAGTCCTTTATTTATGAGGTCCTATCTCTCTGCTTCAAAATTCATGCTCATGTTATCTAAATATCACTTTAAATGGAGAAACTAATGATCATTTTGTATGGGATATTTGAAcgtcttttttaaaaaaaaaaccaTTGATATGAAAAAATATATATCTCCAACATAAACATCTGAACAAAAATTTATTGCTGTCATACGTGCTGAGGTTCATACTCTTATTTATGTTTCCTAGCATAAGATGTTTATAGTTCAAAAAATTGGACTTAAAGGTTAACTCTATGGCGGGAACATGTCACTGGAGTGTGCTTTATAGGGACAAAGGGATGTCTAAACTCGAATTACTATTCCAGAATTTATACATCAATAAAGACTTCTGGGATGCAGATGTTTTTAGTGATGATATTCGTTTTTCTTAATAAGTTATACCGGGATAGTAGCAATTGCTTATTTGTTATACCAGAGTCTAGTGAACATTATCTACATGCACCCTTTACTCTGAGACATGTCAATGAGTCTCGCTTAACATAAATAAAAGCTTCATTCTGTAAGATCGTAATAAAAATTCTTAGATCGCCTCATATATTAAACAACACTGTGTGCAAGCTTACAGATTTAGAGTTAATGTGGAACAACCCATCACTACATGCGGCTGCTTCTGGTATAAAAATTTATCTGCAATATCTGATAATATCTGTGATGTCCTAACTGAGGTCTATTATTTTCATGTAGATTTGTGCAATAAAAAGTTCATGTAAATTTGCAATCAAGGAACTAAAACGTTGGATGAAGCCAGAAAGAGTAATCTGTCAGAACTTTTCTTTACTCTAAAAAGTTGTGTTTGCAATACTAATAACAGCAATCTGTTTGTTATTTACAGGTCGGTGCAACATTATTAACTTTTCCATCAACAGCAGGAATTGTGGCAGAACCTTTCGGAGTTGTGTTAATTATATCAACATGGAATTTTCCTTTGCGTATGTTAAAAATCCTCTGCATCTTCAAGTTCCTTTTATTGAATAGTATGCTATAAGGCTAATAATTTATTAAGAAAAATAATGAATTTGATCTGTATATTTGAAACTGGAGATCATGTTGTTGCAATTTATAATTTGCTTAAATTTAATTGGCAAGAAAATGGACTTGATAATAGCACGAGCAAGTACGTTTGCAAGCCTCTTTGAGCCTGTTTCTGAATACCATCCatattttttcataaaaaaaaacCGAGAAGCCATAATGAACAGTGAGCCAAATGAACCTATTGGTTAGGTCCATACCCTTGTATGTGAACGAGTGTAGGCATTCAAAAATGCAATGTACAATTGTAAAGGTGCGGAAGATCTTCTTTAGGACAGGAGACATCACTACAATTCTTTTCATGGCCCTCCCAGCCTGATGTCAATACTGCGGTTTTACCACCTACACCAGTATATAATCACTCTAACCTGTAATGAGCATTGGTTCCACACCAGTTGTGTAAGGGGCGGAGTCTTGATTAATAAGCAGTTAACCTCATTATAGTGAGCTCTTTAGGGAGATGCCCAAAAACAAATCCATGTGTGCTTGACCCAAAGGGGACAATAGCTAGGAAGAGCTAAGCTGGTTTCCCTCAATTAATATGGGCTTAAAATTAAAATCCATGCCATATTCTTGATCCAGATTTTCTCTTTCCTGCTTGGTTTCAGAGTATTTATGTTTTGTCAGTGTCCACAAGTGTTACCCTTTTCCTAGATAATGTACATCTGTTGTAATAGAAAGTTGCAGATATTTGTGTTATTGCAGATCTCGTTTGTCAGTCTAGTAAAATTTGAACAAAGATCTCTATCATGCAAAGGAGTTATATTATACATGTAGTATTATGCATACTAAATATCATTTCTGGCTGTAACCTTTCTCCCACTTCTAAAATATGGCCCTACTTGCAGTGCTTTGTGTTGATCCAGTCATTGGAGCAATTGCAGCAGGAAATACCGTTGTTTTAAAACCATCAGAAATAGCACCAGCAATGTCTGCATTACTTGCAAAATATGTAGGGGAATATATGGATGGCTCAGCTGTAAAAGTTGTTGAGGGTGGTATTCCTGAAACAACTGCTCTCCTGGAGCAGAAATGGGACAAGATACTCTATACAGGTTTTTCAAGTATTTCGATCATTTTACCTTTTCGCCTGTGAAATTAGACAATCTTAGGGAAAAGTACAATGATAAAATAAAACATTAATATTTTTGAAACTAGTTAGCCAAAACAATATCTGAAATGTATGAGGCATTAGGTACCAGATAAATTCAAAACCATTGAAAAACAATACCTACCGGCTCCCAAGTCTCTAGACCCCCCAATCAACAATCTTAAGAACTCTACGGTATACTTAAGAACAACAAAAAAAGTGAAATTGAGCTGAGTCAAGTTTTGCAGCTTTGTGATGAACTGAACTTATTTTTTATGAGTTGTTTTTATGTTGCATTTCCTAGAGATTTGAAATATTGACATTGGTATTATACCTAATCTTTTAATTGTGCATTTTATCGTACAGTAACTTTTAAGATTCCTTCATTTTACGACCACTGACAATAATCCCATTAAATGTCAGACTGAACCTAAATATTCCAAGGGGTATTGAGGGAACGAACGTTTTAGAAACATGCTTTGTTTGAATTTTGTTTAAACATTATTTGTCAAAACTCACTTATAAATTATATCAATCTCCTTTGGAATAAATCTTCTTCCAATATCAACCATATTAGTTTGCAGTATCTGATAGATATATATAATGTGCCCGTTTGCgaacttataacttaaaatgcATAATAAGTATATAAAAATTTATAAGTTATATAAATGtttgaataatttatttataagtCAGATTTTTTTTTCCTTCgatgaactaaaataaatattttttcaatataattctcttaattcgtgaattttaaatttaaataacatttacaaatataaattttaaaataaaaactaataaaaaagtgaaaaatcaaaataagttgacaAAAGTAAATCGGTGCTAACATTCAATTTATCACCTTATGGGTCCGTTTGGTATTGCTCTGCACACAGAAAACTGTTagaaaggtgtttggtaaattATAAAAGCTATTGTCAGGAAAAGCGTTTTTGGTCTAAAAGCTGTTGTTAGCAAAAACATGTCCCCTCATGCTTTTAGAAAAAATGTTTTCAGTTTTTGCAGGAATTAGCTATCAATTTCACTATCAAaccttctcaaaaatattatttt
This window contains:
- the LOC141672039 gene encoding uncharacterized protein LOC141672039 — translated: MMEKIHMIEKKLYDATLKGDVETLDALMREDELVLARVSVTSCFNQTPLHLAAMLGHYAYAKSLVRYKPNFATRLDSQDRSPLHLASANGSVDIVRLLLQEDPSVCLVRDEDGRTPLHLAIMNGQYESINKLVEAKPEVTCYTLDNGETILHSCVTCNRLRALILLIESTILDEDLINVKDGSGNTILHTATALKRTQQVKYLLTRSEMRVNEVNVNGLTALDITEEIFKDVKTVEIKELLISHGALRAKEFWNTSHQLATEVTNNAQTSREQRCNRRVKLLRKVKKWSILKKKGENKGDSLLVAATVIAAMAYQASISPPGGVIGKDAGESKISTENSIEPGTSILAHYDPQTSKLFWMFNTISFIASLSIIFLFVSGISAKRKIFIRVLRAAMWIIVSSMALAYLVAVTTFIPGPNKHHNGTFVTLLIAAITWDGLILVSLLFLTYYLIRAASKKVKQYRKRILRNRREAVLTEGTRIIV